Proteins encoded within one genomic window of Vairimorpha necatrix chromosome 3, complete sequence:
- a CDS encoding putative spore wall protein 30 → MNKTNLLVYFGFLFASRYGFHSYEKKSKRSCNNFPYLDKPSRGLFDRSSSLRCPTSRVDDIECEDNLITFAALDSKLGCYSKSNLLRCNFYLLECILKSLCRSYNNTNHSIGLDRNDGRHCHELYIIFKRCLYYVDFCDYERYKNFLEKRLYVECFYVIYNNLKCERKLCEYIELLICAQKEYNINSCCFYNSKEKCIIDTSLKCCHESKFLSADFLLDPICILELNLYERTQLLNIVLHRYNRRNEARDEEIRCFLELYNVVYLRNKQLDHQVTAFVLYKLCSEFSLRNHNRSQIILMHNFLKEYKNGLHCREAYFFCLMTFGSCKK, encoded by the coding sequence ATgaataaaacaaatcttCTAGTATATTTCGGATTCCTCTTTGCATCTCGATATGGATTTCATagttatgaaaaaaaaagtaagaGATCTTGCAATAATTTCCCTTATTTAGACAAACCTTCACGTGGATTGTTTGATAGAAGTTCTTCTTTAAGATGTCCCACATCTCGTGTAGATGATATTGAATGTGAAGACAACTTGATTACATTTGCGGCTCTAGATAGTAAATTGGGATGTTATTCTAAAAGTAATCTTCTAAGATGCAATTTCTATCTCTTAGAAtgcattttaaaatctttatgTCGTAGttataataatacaaaTCATAGTATTGGACTTGATCGAAATGATGGTAGACATTGTCATGAgctttatataatattcaaGAGATGCCTTTACTACGTAGACTTCTGTGACTACGAGAGATACAAGAACTTTTTAGAGAAGAGATTGTATGTAGAATGTTTCTATgtgatttataataatcttAAGTGCGAGAGAAAACTCTGTGAATACATAGAACTATTAATATGTGCCCAAAAAGAATACAATATTAACTCATGCTGCTTCTATAATAGCAAGGAGAAATGCATCATCGACACAAGTCTAAAATGCTGCCATGAATCAAAATTCTTGTCTGCCGATTTCTTGCTCGATCCAATTTGCATTCTCGAATTGAATCTCTACGAAAGAACTCAATTGTTGAACATTGTATTGCACAGATATAACAGAAGAAATGAAGCAAGAGATGAAGAAATTAGATGCTTCCTCGAATTATATAACGTAGTGTACCTGAGGAATAAACAATTAGACCACCAAGTTACTGCCTTTGTGCTTTATAAACTCTGCTCAGAATTTAGTCTCCGTAATCACAATCGCAgtcaaattattttgatgCACAACTTCTtgaaagaatataaaaatggtCTGCATTGCAGAGAAGCTTATTTCTTCTGCTTAATGACTTTTGGatcttgtaaaaaataa
- a CDS encoding DNA-repair protein BRCA2 domain-containing protein yields MSSDEDFEQINFSCPEADSETTDHSELLCDVNNSFEINTNKSELSVSQTSEDEKSFFSSVTDAENLEDKKEQSFKNCAHEIDNTNFEDEANLFFSSVADVDNANLEEEANEDEIFFSSVADEENEAGEDNSFFSSVVDADEPNLEGEVSEENLFFSSVADVDEANENEEVKRIKIFDDKKDTISEIGEYKSNVNSVYSSEVGFKTGNNRKLVISADILNRAPNFSPLYKYGPIRSYNCPQKGHISTELDEKNRFLYHFNKIKEDFKKTDPNLLIIQYRWAWLNLFINKQIELGYETTRLLKISLTNRINSEYSIIRRIIEGDDVSYRYMIVLVLNIYKDILEVYDGNYSCKIKVDALIMKLLESKKFTMGFKIKLFGCKLLINPNKSIFEYDDSNPVMSASYNSFDFALPNRVLGYRKKISFIRNIRDIKKEGGIISCLKGQVKRIIESRYVVQVKGYRNSVENLETELENIKNLIEKTREEVTNEDVKIRKYVRFIFEDLTGECLVTSWTYTDEIKKDRKMILCGLKPVLSALGLHLTTCKNTYIKFCN; encoded by the coding sequence ATGAGTTCTGATGAAGATTTtgaacaaataaattttagttgTCCAGAAGCAGATAGTGAGACTACAGATCATTCAGAATTATTATGTGATGTTAATAATTCATTTGAAATTAACACAAATAAAAGCGAATTGTCAGTTTCACAAACATCTGAGGAcgaaaaatcttttttctCGAGTGTTACAGACGCTGAGAATttagaagataaaaaagaacaatcttttaaaaattgtgcGCATGAAATTGACAATACAAATTTTGAAGATGAAGCcaatttattcttttcaAGTGTTGCAGATGTCGACAATGCAAATTTAGAAGAAGAAGCCAATGAAGACGAGATATTTTTCTCAAGTGTCGCAGATGAAGAGAATGAAGCAGGTGAAGACAATAGCTTTTTCTCTAGCGTTGTGGATGCTGACGAACCAAATTTAGAAGGCGAGGTTAGtgaagaaaatttatttttttctagtGTCGCAGATGTTGATGAAGCCAATGAAAACGAAGAAGtcaaaagaattaaaattttcgatgataaaaaagatactATCTCTGAGATTGGagaatataaatcaaaTGTAAATTCCGTTTATTCTTCGGAGGTAGGATTTAAAACTggaaataatagaaaattgGTAATTAGTGCCGATATTCTGAACAGAGCCCCAAACTTTTCACCATTGTATAAATATGGACCAATAAGAAGTTACAATTGCCCGCAAAAGGGTCATATTTCAACAGAACTTGATGAAAAGAacagatttttatatcattttaacaagataaaagaagattttaagAAAACCGATCCAAATCTATTAATTATTCAATATAGATGGGCCTGgttaaatttgtttataaacaaacaaattgaATTAGGATATGAAACTACTAGATTATTGAAGATCAGTTTGACCAATAGAATTAATTCTGAGTATTCTATAATTCGCAGAATCATAGAAGGAGACGATGTCTCTTACAGATACATGATAGTTTTAGtacttaatatttataaggaTATTCTCGAAGTATACGATGGAAATTATTCCTGTAAAATCAAAGTGGATGCTTTGATTATGAAATTATTAGAGTCTAAGAAGTTTACAATGGGATTTAAGATCAAGTTATTTGGTTGTAAATTACTAATTAATCCCAATAAATCCATTTTTGAGTATGACGACTCAAATCCCGTAATGTCTGCATCTTACAATTCGTTTGATTTCGCCTTACCGAACAGAGTCCTAGGATATCGTAAGAAGATCTcgtttattagaaatattagagatattaaaaaagaaggcGGAATAATAAGTTGCCTGAAAGGTCAAGTAAAGAGGATTATTGAATCTAGATATGTTGTACAAGTCAAAGGATACAGAAATTCAGTAGAGAATTTAGAGACAGagttagaaaatataaagaatttaataGAAAAGACTAGAGAAGAAGTTACAAATGAAGATGTAAAGATCAGGAAGTATGTCCGGTTTATTTTTGAGGATTTGACGGGGGAGTGCCTTGTTACATCTTGGACTTATACGGATgagattaaaaaagatagaaaaatgattttatgtGGTCTGAAGCCTGTTTTGTCGGCCTTAGGTCTTCATTTGACCACATGTAAGAATACATATATTAAGTTTTGTAACTaa
- a CDS encoding cytosolic Fe-S cluster assembly factor NBP35: protein MNNSCPSTNLGKSEQCRGCPNQSLCGSIKPDDFIHSISENMSHLKLVLAIMSGKGGVGKSTITRNITEILSKKKMSPLLIDLDLSGPSIPKMTSTEGEVILETNQTIYPIKISDNLGCISMGYFDNVEVYTSSLKTNIIRNIFSTSHIKDYDVVIIDTPPNITDEHLAIVNYLKVDFCIIVTTPQMLSFQDVKRQFSFCRKNNIKILGVIENMKGFQCEKCECREDVFYDSGIEEQCKEKGIRYLGSIPLKKEYGKKGDQGEIIGDPIFEDIGNLIEELYLSKT, encoded by the coding sequence ATGAATAATTCTTGTCCATCTACAAATTTAGGAAAAAGTGAACAATGCCGAGGATGTCCAAACCAGTCCCTCTGTGGCTCAATAAAACCAGACGACTTCATTCATTCAATTTCTGAAAACATGTCTCATCTGAAACTAGTCCTCGCCATCATGAGTGGTAAAGGTGGGGTAGGGAAAAGTACTATAACCAGAAATATAACAGAgatattatcaaaaaagaagatgTCTCCTCTTCTCATAGACTTAGATTTATCTGGTCCCTCTATTCCTAAGATGACTTCTACAGAAGGAGAAGTCATCTTAGAAACCAATCAGACAATTTATCCTATAAAGATCTCTGATAATTTAGGGTGTATCTCAATGGGATATTTTGATAATGTAGAAGTTTATACTTCATCTTTGAAGACAAATATAATCAGGAATATATTCAGTACTAGTCATATAAAAGACTATGACGTGGTGATAATTGATACTCCTCCGAATATCACAGATGAGCATCTTGCTATTGTCAATTATTTGAAAGTAGATTTCTGTATTATTGTCACTACACCACAAATGTTATCATTTCAGGATGTGAAGAGACAGTTCTCATTTTGTAGGAAGAATAATATCAAGATACTGGGAGtaatagaaaatatgaagGGGTTTCAATGTGAGAAATGTGAATGTAGAGAAGATGTCTTTTATGATTCGGGGATAGAAGAACAATGTAAAGAGAAAGGAATAAGATATTTAGGAAGTATACCCttaaagaaagaatatGGGAAGAAGGGCGATCAAGGGGAGATAATTGGAGACCCAATATTCGAAGACATAGGAAACTTAATAGAGGAATTATATCTGAGCAAAACatag
- a CDS encoding UPF0235 protein: MVKLSITVVPNSQTTQIKSIEEKEIRILINQPPEKDKANIELCKYLSRVLKIPRSEISIISGHTSRHKVVSVQIEEDCIDLLKKEIEN; the protein is encoded by the coding sequence ATGGTGAAGTTATCTATCACAGTAGTCCCAAATTCGCAGACTACACAAATCAAATCCatagaagaaaaagaaatcaGAATTCTCATAAATCAACCCCCAGAAAAAGATAAGGCCAACATCGAATTgtgtaaatatttatctagAGTACTAAAAATCCCGAGATCTGAGATCTCAATAATTAGTGGACACACCAGTAGACACAAAGTAGTGTCAGTACAAATAGAAGAAGACTGCAtcgatttattaaaaaaagagatagaaaactaa
- a CDS encoding structural maintenance of chromosomes protein produces MNLENYNESVIILRLELINFMCHDHILINFEKQFTCIGGRNGSGKSAIMISLGILFGQRSSNLERGNSFRNLIKTGEQYFIIKCVLNNTKKFEYDFFGDFIYIEKRVTIKNSTFSIYNKSKAVWSHKMEDLEDILDAFNIRLENPLNYLTQEQSKKFLSSADPELLYKLFLKGTEIADIKLINEKYESNIMTLKETIENIEGNVKSIEENLEKETKRITLISNIDNLRNIIKNDENELRWTCIYKSKNQAKVIEDKILNLEKDYSTEQTTYTNYMQLLEDLKVQKDSVIEQTQTMRNDNKFKMSQIEEKISITNKKIRNMENDLKFLKESFNIKKDLLKRLEKINTVEDERERFRNKKIKIENDLGIAKTQQEEINKIYEREKKNKEEQDKQIEEYKKKVYMLQKQIDYCNKQSENDCIHPEMKNILKLINATSFKEKVVGPFCDFIKLKEQKWWKVASIVLQKYLTSFVCFNREDRDKLSEIFKRFNVNFSILVPSSKSGDLIKYVKNPNYKVLLDVIDCKNNIIMNQLIVMANIEEKALIENRTEAYKVIRTDPKNIDCIYTINGDIIKKTNGSISDFAPRKSEKYYFEKPRDKLKNVQSELDLLMKNKPNMKIPSEYEKAKTNLERILHKIDKSERELAETIRHLENAEELFLDKNEVMNNEDLADSYRSLENQINSLNKKIEMLKKNIKDQENDKEDILNTKYPSSLDLENQIQKNKIKMNISKDNLQKIMQKRSELNYEYKEKMNEFEICRSELKKQIPEIENPRPTQEINEEISRLKIEIEETKKIGNKDETQEKINDYLEKKRYYENIIKINKEKIEDVYAAYLQRINKREEIKDFIAKNATQRFEELTLKRGYKGKLKFDHSNEKLFLEMEVHNFGIAGTKETLSGGERSFAAMSLLFSLWPYISCPIRILDEFDVFMDDLNRKYIIQRFIEYFAKSNTQVILITPLNTKDLVNDNVDIRILNPPRE; encoded by the coding sequence atgaatcTGGAAAATTACAATGAGTCTGTAATAATTTTGAGACTTGAACTGATAAACTTTATGTGTCATgatcatattttaataaatttcgaGAAACAATTTACTTGTATAGGAGGAAGAAATGGAAGTGGAAAAAGTGCTATCATGATTTCTCTGGGAATATTATTTGGTCAAAGATCAAGTAACTTAGAAAGAGGAAATTCTTTTAGAaatcttataaaaacaggagaacaatattttattataaaatgtgTACTAAATAATACGAAGAAATTTGAATATGATTTCTTTggagattttatttatattgaaaaaagaGTAACAATCAAAAATAGTACATTTTCAATATACAATAAATCTAAAGCAGTCTGGTCTCATAAGATGGAAGATCTTGAAGACATACTTGATGCCTTTAATATCAGACTAGAAAATCCTCTAAATTATCTTACTCAGGAACAAagtaagaaatttttaagtagtGCAGATCCCGAattattgtataaattatttctaaaggGCACAGAAATAGcagatataaaattaataaatgaaaaatatgagTCAAATATTATGACTCTAAAAGAGacaatagaaaatatagaaGGAAATGTGAAGTCAATAGAGGAAAATCTAGAGAAAGAAACAAAGAGAATAActttaatatcaaatatagacaatttaagaaatataataaaaaacgacGAGAATGAATTGAGATGGAcatgtatttataaatcaaaaaatcaaGCAAAAGTAAttgaagataaaattttgaatttagaAAAGGATTATTCTACTGAACAGACTACTTATACGAATTATATGCAATTATTAGAAGACTTGAAAGTTCAAAAAGATTCTGTAATTGAGCAAACTCAGACAATGAGAAAtgacaataaatttaaaatgtctcagatagaagaaaaaatatccataacaaataaaaaaatcagaaaTATGGAAAATGACTTGAAATTCTTAAAAGaatcttttaatataaaaaaagatttattaaaaagactagagaaaataaatacgGTAGAAGATGAAAGAGAaagatttagaaataaaaagatcaaGATAGAAAATGACTTAGGAATCGCAAAGACTCaacaagaagaaattaataaaatttatgaaagagaaaagaaaaataaagaagaacaagataaacaaattgaagaatataaaaagaaagtTTATATGTTACAGAAACAAATTGATTATTGTAATAAACAAAGTGAAAATGATTGTATTCACCCAGagatgaaaaatattctaaaattaataaatgcAACATCTTTTAAAGAGAAAGTCGTAGGACCATTTTgcgattttataaaattaaaagaacaAAAATGGTGGAAAGTAGCCAGCATTGTCTTGCAGAAATACCTGACAagttttgtttgttttaataGAGAAGATCGAGATAAACTTTCagagatttttaaaagatttaatgtTAATTTCTCGATTTTAGTACCATCTAGTAAATCTGGAGATTTAATCAAATATGTAAAGAACCCTaattataaagttttattgGATGTAATagattgtaaaaataatataattatgaaTCAACTTATAGTCATGGCCAATATTGAGGAGAAAGCTTTAATAGAAAATAGAACTGAAGCTTATAAAGTTATAAGAACAGATcctaaaaatatagattGTATTTATACGATTAATGGGGAcataatcaaaaaaacGAATGGATCAATTTCCGATTTTGCACCTAGAAAATCagagaaatattattttgagAAACCAAGGGATAAATTGAAGAATGTTCAATCAGaattagatttattaatgaaaaataagCCGAATATGAAAATACCATCAGAATATGAGAAGGCTAAAACTAATTTAGAGAGgattttacataaaatagACAAATCTGAAAGAGAGTTGGCCGAGACAATAAGACACTTAGAAAATGCAGAGGAATTATTTcttgataaaaatgaagtgATGAACAATGAAGATTTAGCAGATTCGTACAGATCTCTAGAAAACCAGATAAATTCACTGAATAAGAAAATTGagatgttaaaaaaaaatataaaagatcaAGAAAATGACAAGGAGGATATTTTGAATACAAAATATCCTTCCAGTCTTGATTTAGAAAATCagatacaaaaaaataaaatcaaaatgaatatttctaaagataatttacaaaaaattatgcaGAAAAGAAGTGAACTGaattatgaatataaagaaaaaatgaatgaATTTGAAATTTGCAGATCTGAATTAAAGAAACAAATACCAGAAATTGAAAATCCTAGGCCAACACAAGAAAttaatgaagaaatttCTCGTCTCAAAATTGAGATTGAAGAGACTAAGAAAATCGGGAATAAAGACGAGACACAAGAGAAAATTAATGACTATTTAGAGAAGAAAAgatattatgaaaatattataaaaatcaataaagaGAAGATCGAAGATGTGTACGCTGCCTATTTAcaaagaataaataaaaggGAAGAAATTAAGGATTTCATAGCCAAAAATGCGACACAGAGATTTGAAGAATTGACACTCAAACGAGGCTACAAAGGAAAGCTTAAGTTTGACCACAGTAATGAGAAATTATTCTTAGAAATGGAAGTGCATAATTTCGGGATTGCAGGGACCAAAGAGACTTTGTCTGGTGGGGAGAGGTCTTTTGCTGCCATGtctcttttattttccttGTGGCCTTACATTTCTTGTCCTATTAGAATTTTAGATGAATTTGATGTATTTATGGATGATTTAAATAGGAAATATATTATTCAGAGATTTATAGAGTATTTTGCTAAGTCAAATACACAAGTAATACTTATTACACCACTGAACACTAAAGATCTAGTCAATGATAATGTGGACATCAGAATTCTAAATCCACCCAGggaataa
- a CDS encoding putative spore wall protein 5: protein MNSLILIFVISICPFIFAAEEKTPEEKAEAEKTAKDAVADDSVIVNGEGLNDATEPDSELVKNKIYAPKNQKALTMTQVAEEASNDGLGAVSLLALYANNSALKTLPESVFQIAEQHLEHATKTDEQMVNFGEGLEGYTGDSKKKEEEKEEKEEKEEKEGKEPEEEKAAEEEPKTTEGQQLKGRKK from the coding sequence aTGAATAGTctcattttaattttcgTTATTTCTATATGTCCTTTCATATTCGCAGCGGAAGAAAAAACTCCAGAGGAAAAAGCTGAGGCGGAAAAGACTGCCAAGGATGCGGTAGCTGACGACAGTGTAATAGTAAATGGCGAGGGGCTGAATGATGCCACAGAACCCGATTCAGAATTggtaaagaataaaatctACGCGCCTAAAAACCAGAAAGCTTTAACAATGACACAAGTAGCAGAAGAGGCCAGTAATGATGGACTAGGCGCCGTGTCCTTGCTTGCTTTGTATGCAAATAATTCGGCCTTAAAAACTTTGCCTGAGTCAGTTTTCCAAATTGCAGAGCAGCATCTTGAACATGCCACTAAGACCGACGAGCAGATGGTTAATTTCGGGGAAGGGCTAGAAGGTTATACAGGAGAttcaaaaaagaaagaagaGGAGAAAGAAGAGAAGGAAGAAAAGGAAGAAAAAGAAGGAAAAGAACCTGAAGAAGAAAAGGCAGCTGAGGAAGAACCAAAGACAACTGAAGGACAACAACTTAAAGGcagaaagaaataa
- a CDS encoding DDE-TNP-IS1595 domain-containing protein has protein sequence MEVKNLYSRIFVNEVAAIEYLEALNFYRHTIKCDCGLVMDKVKSKNYLEGICFYCTNGCKKRKGIKNGTFLQSSRMPTHIQLRMLYCWAMKMTNPVVSTTCEISEFIYICFKGRILEKVKNEINTSFEKIGGVGRTIQVDEVAIRSGNIITNPSIKEHNSLGITWLVCGVESEENNYFLKIIPNRTAAVIQEIFRKCVVKGTTIRTNDSDLYSSAVHDFGSPHEVVDHSVNLTNVLGQSSIKIKNLWSRLKAELRKIKEIEHVNMEDFTGEFRFRSKHRQTKKIDTYAEIFKQILLIE, from the coding sequence ATGGAAGTTAAAAATCTCTACAGCAGAATATTTGTCAATGAAGTAGCAGCCATAGAATACTTAGAGGCTTTAAACTTCTACAGACATACTATAAAGTGCGACTGTGGCCTTGTTATGGACAAAGtcaaatctaaaaattatttggaAGGAATCTGCTTTTACTGTACAAATGGctgtaaaaaaagaaaaggcATCAAAAATGGCACTTTTCTCCAAAGTTCAAGAATGCCCACACATATACAACTTAGAATGTTGTATTGCTGGGCAATGAAAATGACCAACCCAGTGGTAAGCACAACATGTGAAATTTCTGAGTtcatatatatttgttttaaaggCCGGATTTTGgaaaaagttaaaaacgAAATTAATACATCTTTCGAAAAAATAGGAGGTGTAGGTAGAACAATTCAAGTTGATGAGGTCGCAATACGCAGTGGGAATATAATTACGAATCCCTCTATAAAAGAACATAACTCGCTTGGGATAACTTGGTTGGTGTGTGGTGTAGAGAGCGAAGAAAACAActactttttaaaaatcattcCCAACAGAACTGCGGCCGTAATACAAGagatatttagaaaatgcGTGGTAAAAGGAACTACAATAAGAACTAATGACTCTGATTTATATAGTTCTGCTGTCCATGACTTTGGATCCCCTCATGAAGTCGTAGATCACAGTGTAAACCTTACCAATGTTTTAGGTCAAAGCAgcattaaaataaaaaatctctGGAGTCGTTTAAAGGCAGAATTAagaaaaatcaaagaaATAGAGCACGTTAATATGGAAGATTTTACCGGGGAATTCCGGTTTAGATCTAAACATCGGcagacaaaaaaaattgacaCATATGCAGAAATTTTCAAACAAATATTGTTGATAGAATAA
- a CDS encoding ubiquitin carboxyl-terminal hydrolase: protein MVIRDKRIYLQPKGIKNARNNCFFNSSIQCILSSGDLIEFYKNSQFDASKPVSRAFSLFIDEYEKSNTLSPEKFLNFLNNKIDIFNGLHQDAHEFLIRFLDALHEELPNQYKMCKNISEFKDHCAENFIANLFHSFLKQTVLCPNCKNKSETFVSTNMIQGEVQKNTQDILSGFFESENVDGGKLWKCEKCSYSDYAVKSYEVIAYPKILILFIKRYNSRFSKTQDDIEVDEQIKFCNNIYFLNGIVCHIGDLSGGHYFSSSKRNGKWINFNDSSVSSGRCQYSGNQPCIIFYTKNK from the coding sequence ATGGTTATAAGAGacaaaagaatttatttacaacCGAAAGGAATAAAAAACGCAAGAaacaattgtttttttaattcgaGTATTCAATGCATTTTATCATCAGGAGATTTaatagaattttataaaaattctcaaTTTGATGCTTCTAAGCCTGTTTCTAGAgctttttctttgtttatCGATGAATACGAGAAATCTAACACTTTGTCGcctgaaaaatttttgaattttttaaataacaaaatagACATTTTTAATGGGTTACATCAAGACGCCCACGAATTTCTTATAAGATTTCTAGATGCTTTACATGAGGAATTACCGAATCAATACAAAAtgtgtaaaaatattagtgAATTTAAAGATCATTGCGCTGAGAATTTTATCGCTAATTTATTTCACAGTTTTTTAAAGCAGACAGTTTTGTGCccaaattgtaaaaataagtcTGAGACATTTGTTAGTACAAATATGATACAAGGAGAAGTCCAAAAAAACACACAAGACATTTTATCAGGCTTTTTTGAGAGTGAAAATGTTGACGGAGGGAAATTATGGAAATGTGAGAAGTGCAGTTATTCAGATTATGCTGTAAAAAGTTATGAAGTCATAGCTTAccctaaaatattaattttatttataaaaaggtATAATTCGAGATTTTCTAAGACACAAGACGACATAGAAGTAGACGAGCAAATAAAGTTCtgtaataatatttattttttaaatgggATAGTTTGTCATATTGGAGATTTAAGTGGAGGGCATTATTTTTCATCAAGTAAAAGAAATGGAAAAtggataaattttaatgattCTTCTGTGTCTTCAGGGAGATGTCAATACAGTGGAAATCAGCCTtgcataatattttatacaaaaaataaataa
- a CDS encoding partical DNA repair protein RAD4, translated as MTSDDGWEEVYKDDLTISIPQKPTKTNSKYSILLSLIFIFKEFNKPVNIPKINEYIDFNIINKMRQLIMTQNNLQTSQFNFTDFVKNILFFKYLKKYMFLRIYFVIDESKIESFLEIYVNNIVLKNKDKYKANVFYIDSDGKIEDSSLYFSRDMKNHGIYLEVLEIFINKNRHKNNLNHVRHKDESFNSKDNKEENNTFKINKDEINKEISSFDHIEAFRKLDTERLKQIPTSLIKFKKHPLYCLESVLKINQILRSKENIQGFYKGEGVFLRDEIINLKSDKYFYRQGLIPKSIEPKQNLDTIEHNRGPNTHNNGVTTAEHNIEERVKPLKILNEGLINQVCLYSEDQVEKMVVKDLNPQSNVQDFFHENHIPVNCLYLRNEYSELVCQRLGVEYRRCFVGFNRQNPVYRGIFIYKRDLFVVSNFIFEYYDNMKKKERLSTSRDIIRNWEKIVKFCKKYKKLKSRI; from the coding sequence ATGACTTCAGACGATGGATGGGAAGAAGTTTACAAAGATGATCTCACCATTTCAATCCCTCAAAAGCCTACAAAAACAAACTCCAAATACTCAATCCTTCTAAgcttaatttttattttcaaagaatttaataaaccAGTCAATATCCCTAAAATAAACGAATACATAGactttaatattataaacaaaatgcGGCAACTAATAATGACtcaaaataatttacagACTTCCCAGTTCAATTTTACagattttgtaaaaaacatattattttttaaatatctgaAAAAGTACATGTTTTTgagaatatattttgtaattgATGAAAGTAAAATTGAGTCTTTTTTGGAGATTTATGTTAATAATATAGTACTGAAGAATAAAGATAAGTATAAAGCGAATGtgttttatattgataGTGATGGTAAAATAGAAGATAGTAGTCTGTATTTTAGTAGAGATATGAAGAATCATGGGATATATTTGGAAGTATtggaaatatttattaataagaACAGGCATAAAAACAATCTTAATCATGTAAGACACAAAGATGAATCTTTTAATTCAaaagataataaagaagaaaacaacacatttaaaatcaataaagacgaaattaataaagaaatatcaTCTTTTGATCACATTGAAGCATTTAGAAAACTAGACACTGAAAGATTAAAACAAATCCCCACATCGCTCATCAAATTTAAGAAGCACCCACTTTACTGCCTCGAAAGTGTACTAAAAATCAATCAGATATTAAGATCCAAAGAGAATATCCAAGGATTCTATAAAGGTGAAGGGGTGTTTTTAAGGGACGAGATTATCAATTTGAAATcagataaatatttctatagACAAGGACTCATTCCCAAATCCATAGAACCAAAACAGAATTTAGACACAATTGAACATAATAGAGGGCCAAACACGCACAATAATGGCGTCACTACTGCTGAACACAATATTGAAGAAAGAGTAAAACCactgaaaatattaaatgaaGGTCTCATTAACCAAGTCTGTTTATATTCCGAAGATCAAGTCGAGAAGATGGTAGTCAAGGATCTCAACCCCCAGTCAAATGTACAAGATTTTTTCCATGAAAACCACATACCTGTAAACTGCCTCTATTTAAGAAACGAGTACAGTGAATTAGTCTGTCAGAGACTCGGCGTAGAATACAGAAGATGCTTCGTAGGGTTTAATAGACAGAATCCCGTGTATAGAGGGATATTTATCTACAAAAGAGACTTATTCGTAGTAtcaaatttcatatttgaatattatgacaatatgaaaaagaaagaaagaTTAAGTACAAGTAGagatataataagaaattgGGAGAAGATAGTAAAATTCTGCAAGAAATATAAGAAGCTTAAGTCGAGAATATAA
- a CDS encoding partical DNA repair protein RAD4 — translation MTSDDGWEEVYKDDLTISIPQKPTKTNSKYSILLSLIFIFKEFNKPVNIPKINEYIDFNIINKMRQLIMTQNNLQTSHTEE, via the exons ATGACTTCAGACGATGGATGGGAAGAAGTTTACAAAGATGATCTCACCATTTCAATCCCTCAAAAGCCTACAAAAACAAACTCCAAATACTCAATCCTTCTAAgcttaatttttattttcaaagaatttaataaaccAGTCAATATCCCTAAAATAAACGAATACATAGactttaatattataaacaaaatgcGGCAACTAATAATGACtcaaaataatttacagACTTCCCA TACTGAAGAATAA